The following are encoded together in the Candidatus Limnocylindrales bacterium genome:
- a CDS encoding carboxypeptidase regulatory-like domain-containing protein produces MRQNKKMWLILPAIIISFMGSFSAQAYEVMEVKDGGTLEGKVIFKGTVPPPKDAVITKDKEVCDKDGTGIKKLPQIKISGDSGVLDAIVFIDGIGKGKDWPKREGIPFINNKNCEFEPYVQVVPTGTDFEVVNSDPVLHNTHSFIDKRTLFNLALPNQGMRIKKSMPKKPELVRFECDAHGWMLGWVYASDNPYYAVTGEGGAFKIENIPPGTYKVKVWQDYVGTKEQEVTIEAGKTTTLNVELTK; encoded by the coding sequence ATGCGACAAAATAAAAAGATGTGGCTGATACTACCGGCCATTATCATAAGCTTTATGGGGTCGTTTTCTGCCCAGGCCTATGAAGTTATGGAAGTTAAAGATGGAGGAACCCTAGAGGGAAAAGTAATATTTAAAGGAACCGTTCCTCCTCCTAAGGACGCCGTTATTACCAAAGATAAGGAAGTCTGCGATAAAGACGGGACCGGGATCAAGAAACTCCCCCAAATTAAGATATCCGGGGATAGTGGGGTCCTGGACGCTATTGTCTTCATAGACGGGATCGGCAAGGGAAAAGACTGGCCGAAACGGGAGGGAATTCCTTTTATCAACAATAAAAATTGCGAATTTGAGCCCTATGTGCAGGTGGTTCCTACAGGAACCGACTTCGAAGTGGTCAACAGCGATCCGGTTCTACATAACACCCATTCCTTTATCGATAAACGTACGCTGTTTAATTTGGCTCTTCCTAATCAAGGCATGCGGATTAAAAAGTCCATGCCTAAGAAACCTGAATTAGTAAGGTTTGAATGCGATGCCCATGGATGGATGTTGGGTTGGGTTTATGCTTCCGATAATCCTTACTATGCCGTAACAGGTGAGGGGGGAGCGTTTAAAATAGAGAATATTCCACCGGGTACTTATAAGGTTAAGGTATGGCAGGATTACGTGGGTACAAAAGAACAGGAGGTGACCATTGAGGCGGGGAAAACAACTACGTTAAATGTAGAACTAACTAAATAA